Proteins from a single region of Chryseobacterium sp. W4I1:
- a CDS encoding response regulator transcription factor, translating to MKILIIEDETELAKSISEYLSEENYLCEFASTFSEAMEKTEAFQYDCILLDIMLPDGNGLTLLEELKKQNKQDGVIIISAKNALDDKITGLQLGADDYLTKPFHLSELMARIYSIIRRKQFNNSNVVKQNELQIDLLAKTVTINDKTIILTKKEFDLLIYFIGNKNKVISKSTLAEHLSGDFADMLDNHDFVYAHVKNLKKKLYEAGCEHYLKTVYGTGYKWETGV from the coding sequence ATGAAAATTCTGATTATTGAAGATGAAACCGAATTGGCCAAAAGTATTTCTGAATACCTTTCAGAAGAAAACTATCTGTGCGAGTTCGCATCAACATTCAGTGAAGCGATGGAAAAAACAGAAGCATTCCAGTACGACTGTATTTTACTGGATATCATGCTTCCGGATGGAAATGGTCTTACCTTACTGGAAGAATTGAAAAAACAGAATAAGCAGGACGGTGTCATCATTATTTCCGCTAAAAATGCCTTGGATGACAAGATCACCGGTTTGCAGCTGGGAGCAGATGATTATCTGACCAAACCTTTTCATCTTTCAGAGCTGATGGCAAGAATTTATTCTATTATCCGCAGAAAACAGTTTAATAATTCAAATGTTGTCAAACAAAACGAACTGCAGATTGATCTTTTAGCTAAGACAGTGACTATTAATGATAAAACAATTATTCTCACAAAAAAAGAATTTGATCTTCTTATCTATTTTATTGGCAACAAAAATAAGGTCATTTCTAAAAGTACATTGGCAGAACACCTTTCCGGTGATTTTGCAGACATGCTGGATAACCATGATTTTGTATACGCACACGTAAAAAACCTCAAAAAGAAACTATATGAAGCAGGATGCGAACATTATCTGAAAACGGTATATGGAACAGGATATAAATGGGAAACAGGAGTCTGA
- a CDS encoding LytTR family DNA-binding domain-containing protein: MKIAIIEDELLAVNYLKNLLDNQNIVPVTETVILRSKKQAIDFFTKDSADLIFMDIHLGDGMSLEIFEQVDLFTPIIFITAFDEYAIRVFRHFTIDYLLKPFEEQDLHKALQKFISIRNNFDPEPTLKSISTLHQGDSEMMKRFMVREGNKLKSVDEHHTAYFFASGKYLFLTTKDHQTYIYDDTIKDIIQKLNPNVFFKVNRKFIINKEAVTEIIKHSSQKVELKLSPEPEVDADVFISKRQITECLNWLKS; encoded by the coding sequence ATGAAAATTGCCATTATAGAAGATGAATTGCTGGCTGTTAATTATCTGAAAAACCTGTTGGATAATCAAAACATAGTCCCTGTTACAGAGACCGTTATTCTTCGTTCCAAAAAGCAGGCAATAGATTTTTTCACAAAAGATTCCGCAGATCTTATCTTTATGGATATCCATCTTGGTGATGGAATGAGCCTGGAGATCTTTGAACAGGTGGATCTTTTTACGCCTATTATTTTTATCACGGCATTTGATGAGTATGCGATACGGGTTTTCAGGCATTTCACCATTGACTATCTCCTAAAACCTTTTGAAGAGCAGGACTTACACAAAGCATTACAGAAATTCATTTCTATCAGGAATAATTTTGATCCCGAACCTACTTTAAAATCCATTTCTACCTTACATCAGGGAGATTCCGAAATGATGAAACGTTTTATGGTAAGAGAAGGGAATAAACTTAAATCCGTAGACGAGCATCATACAGCCTATTTTTTCGCATCAGGAAAATATCTTTTCTTAACGACAAAGGACCATCAGACTTATATTTATGATGATACCATTAAAGATATTATCCAAAAATTAAATCCCAATGTTTTCTTTAAGGTAAACCGTAAGTTTATCATTAATAAAGAAGCAGTCACTGAAATTATTAAACATTCAAGCCAAAAAGTAGAACTTAAGCTTTCCCCTGAACCTGAAGTGGATGCTGATGTATTTATCAGCAAAAGACAGATCACGGAATGTTTAAACTGGCTGAAAAGCTGA
- a CDS encoding RagB/SusD family nutrient uptake outer membrane protein, translating into MRKITTFIALAVISFTSIGCERFLDIQPEGKVIPVSVEDYRKILTSAYSKYPIHKSLSALRTDEMIIDEDTSDFPYYRELSMWKDSNYDAETKEFQWADFYTVIFYLNQAINEGSKTMKDSPEKNQILAEAYALRAYSYFDLINLYAKPYNGATASSDRGVPISLIADMEAVLKPSSVQEVYNQIHEDMEKAKGLMVEQQQAAGANYKFSKNALMAFSARVALYQGDWNKALQDAQGLLTVKGELSNLNTSNTAPNHYASVESILALDNPLNTNVQNVIFASPELIAQYNTATDKRFGIYFEKNKNKYKVIKGGSNDFRVSFRTAELYFIKSEALLKLNRLDEAKEALLPVLKNRYTTDGYISVQNQLNGMNTTDFMSFILDERFREFALEGHRWFDLRRANQKKITHTVLGIEYILQQNDPRYTIEYPMSAKKNNPNL; encoded by the coding sequence ATGAGAAAAATAACTACATTCATTGCTCTGGCAGTCATTAGCTTTACAAGTATAGGATGTGAGCGGTTTCTGGACATCCAGCCTGAAGGGAAAGTAATCCCGGTAAGTGTTGAAGATTATAGAAAAATACTTACCTCGGCGTATTCCAAATACCCTATTCATAAATCCCTTTCAGCCCTTCGTACAGATGAGATGATAATTGATGAAGATACCAGCGATTTCCCTTATTATCGTGAACTGTCTATGTGGAAGGATAGCAATTATGATGCTGAAACAAAAGAATTTCAGTGGGCAGATTTTTATACAGTAATCTTCTACCTGAACCAGGCTATCAACGAGGGAAGTAAGACCATGAAAGACTCTCCAGAAAAGAATCAGATTTTGGCGGAAGCTTACGCATTGCGTGCTTATTCCTATTTTGATTTGATTAATTTATATGCAAAACCTTATAATGGTGCTACAGCTTCTTCAGACAGGGGAGTTCCTATTAGTCTGATAGCTGACATGGAAGCCGTATTGAAGCCTTCTTCAGTACAGGAAGTCTACAATCAGATCCATGAAGATATGGAAAAGGCGAAAGGGCTTATGGTAGAACAACAGCAGGCTGCTGGTGCTAACTATAAATTTTCCAAAAATGCACTGATGGCTTTCAGTGCAAGAGTGGCACTTTATCAGGGAGACTGGAATAAAGCACTGCAAGATGCACAAGGGCTATTGACTGTAAAAGGAGAATTAAGTAATTTAAATACCAGCAATACTGCCCCTAACCACTATGCTTCAGTGGAATCTATTTTAGCATTAGATAACCCGCTGAATACCAATGTGCAAAATGTAATTTTCGCATCTCCGGAATTGATTGCGCAATATAATACCGCCACAGACAAAAGATTTGGAATCTATTTTGAGAAAAATAAGAACAAATATAAAGTGATCAAGGGAGGAAGTAATGATTTCAGAGTATCTTTCAGAACAGCTGAATTATACTTTATAAAATCTGAAGCATTATTGAAACTAAACAGGCTTGATGAAGCAAAAGAAGCATTGCTTCCGGTTTTAAAAAACAGATATACGACAGACGGATATATTTCCGTTCAGAATCAGCTCAACGGGATGAATACAACAGATTTCATGAGTTTTATTCTTGATGAAAGATTCAGAGAATTTGCACTGGAAGGCCACAGATGGTTTGATTTGAGAAGAGCAAATCAGAAAAAAATAACGCATACCGTACTAGGCATAGAATATATTCTTCAACAAAACGACCCGAGATATACTATAGAATATCCGATGAGTGCGAAGAAGAATAATCCGAATTTATAA
- a CDS encoding S41 family peptidase has translation MKKFYFLITIFLLFIHMNVNAQNDSVKNYVVSALDLMKAKSVNKHRINWDSLYADSRKKAENLHTIRETYPLIKDILGALKDAHSNFFPPEMVQAYTLGYRATGQEFPVIEAKLTENQLAYIKLPGFACYHFAEWDEFVNTFYKRIEELDVQKPKGWILDLRDNGGGMFYPMLAALSPLLDKQNVIGTVDAEGEYAYFDYHTNGSLFEGKQLVHHFKIKKVPQRITKPVVVMVNKKTSSSGEFSTIAFAGQKNATVIGQNTMGLTSGNQEYKLSDGAFLVLTTGNIVDRTKKEYAEVGEGFSPQVKLKDLSDTAYMKAGSDILLKK, from the coding sequence ATGAAAAAATTTTACTTTCTGATTACCATTTTCCTTCTTTTTATTCATATGAATGTAAACGCACAAAACGACAGCGTCAAAAACTATGTCGTGAGCGCCCTTGATCTGATGAAAGCTAAGTCAGTCAACAAACATCGGATCAATTGGGATTCACTATATGCAGACTCACGCAAAAAAGCTGAAAATCTACATACCATCAGGGAAACTTATCCGCTTATCAAAGATATTCTTGGTGCTCTTAAAGATGCACATTCCAATTTCTTTCCACCTGAAATGGTTCAGGCCTACACACTCGGCTACAGAGCTACCGGCCAGGAATTCCCTGTAATTGAGGCAAAATTGACTGAAAACCAGCTGGCCTATATTAAACTTCCCGGTTTTGCCTGTTATCATTTTGCAGAATGGGATGAATTCGTCAACACCTTTTATAAAAGAATTGAAGAACTGGATGTCCAAAAACCCAAAGGCTGGATCCTGGATCTCAGAGACAACGGGGGCGGAATGTTTTATCCCATGCTGGCTGCTCTTTCTCCATTGCTGGATAAACAAAACGTGATCGGGACAGTAGATGCAGAAGGAGAATATGCTTATTTTGATTATCATACTAACGGCAGCTTGTTTGAGGGTAAACAGCTCGTTCATCATTTTAAGATCAAAAAAGTTCCTCAGCGTATAACAAAACCGGTGGTGGTTATGGTCAATAAGAAAACTTCAAGCTCAGGCGAGTTCAGTACCATTGCATTTGCAGGGCAGAAGAATGCAACGGTTATCGGGCAGAATACGATGGGACTCACCTCAGGAAACCAGGAATATAAACTTTCCGATGGAGCATTTCTTGTCTTGACGACAGGAAATATAGTAGACCGGACGAAAAAAGAATATGCTGAAGTGGGAGAGGGATTTTCTCCCCAGGTGAAGTTGAAAGATTTATCCGATACAGCATACATGAAAGCAGGATCTGATATACTACTGAAAAAGTAA